AGATCAAATTGAAATTGTTTCGGTTACAGACAATGGAGACGGCACAGAGACAGTTGTGGCAAGAGATCTAACTCCGATTGGCGATACGGGTCGTTTCTTGCGGTTGAATGTGATTCGGAATTCTGAATGAGTTTTTTGGAATCAAAAGAGTAGGGGATTCACTACTTTCTTTTTAAGAAATTAAGGGCTTTCAATTATGGAAATCAGATGGAATTGATTGAAATCAGCTATAGGGTGTTATTTCAATCCCTTGTGAAACCTGAGAAATCTCCATTAATTCAATGCCTTGCTAAATATTCTTATTTTCGCTTTTGAAGGGTTGATATTGTTAGCAGTTTGTGTCCCAATTGGAACTGATCCTTAAACTACCTGTTTCAACTTCTATTTGGACAGCCACTCATTTTCGGCAGCCTCAAACCTAATCTATCTTAGATATCATGCGAATTAAACATTGGGACAACTTTGGCTTTATAGCGGGTTACCACCTTCTCCTTCTTTTTTTAATCCCTTCCTATATTAGCCATTTCAGTTGGTCGTCGCTAGTCCTTTGTGGAGTCACTTACATATTGGGTGGATTTGCGATAACTGCCGGTTATCACCGCTTGTTTTCTCACAGGACCTACAAAGCGAGTCCTGTTTTTGAGTGTCTTAATCTTTTCTTCGCTACCCTGGCTATTGAAGCATCTGCGCTCCAATGGTCCAACGATCACCGTATGCATCACACGCATGTGGATACGGACCAAGATCCTTATAATATTCATCGCGGTTTCTTTTATGCCCACATTGGTTGGTTGTTTGTCCACCATGTGCCCATTATTGACAGCAACGTTATGGATTTAAAAAAGAATCCGCGGGTTATGTTTCAGTACAAACATATGCTTCTGCTGTCATTGGTATCCAATGGCCTTGTTTTCGGGATTGGCTGTTTGTTTATGCACCCTGTAGCTGCATTGTTTGCCGGTGTGTTATTGCGCGTCTTTTTGATCCACCATTGCACCTGGTTTATTAATTCACTTGCTCATATGTGGGGCTCAAAAACATACGCCAAAGAGCTCACTGCGGTAGATAACGGTTTACTTGCTTTTTTGACTTTCGGCGAAGGCTATCACAATTATCACCATGCGCTTGCCAATGATTACCGCAATGGCGTTCGTTGGTTTCATTTTGATCCGACAAAATGGTTGCTTTGGACCTGTTCCAAAATCGGCTTGGTATCCGACCTCCGTCGTGTTCACAAAATTCGGCTACAAAAGATTCTCGTAAACAAGGACAAGGATTTGTTGCTGGAGCGTTTTAAAACTGAGCTCGATGAGAAAGCCATTGAGTTTCGGAAACGCGCTGAAGAATTAGCTCATGCATTTGAAGATAAAGCGTCTGTGATTCTAGCAAAAGTGAGAGAGTTAAAGGATGCGACCGATGCAAAGCGCAAATTGTTAAAGCAGGAGATACGGGAGCTTAAGCGTGAGCTTCGTGTCTATTGGAATGAGTGGATCGAGCTTACGCAATTTGCCGTCAGGAATTACAATTTAGCTCACGCCTACTAATTTGATCTGAAAGGTTGTCAGTCGGCACAGTCCTTACACGGAGAAGTAGCCGATTGTCGCTTTTATTGTTTCAGATGCGGAGTCAGTATTTCGTTCCAGATTTTGTAACCAGCATCGCTCATGTGCAACAGGTCGTCGGCGAATAGATCCATGTAGAAATTCCCTTTTTCGTCAAAATACCGATCGCAGGATCCTCGAATATAGGTAATGCGGTCATCTTTGAGGGCTTCCATTTCCACCAGGTAATTAAATGCTAACTCGGTTTCGATTATGGAATGCCTTTTTGGACTGGGTCTTGCAGCGAGAACCAATAATTTTCCATCAGGAGCTCTTTCGAAAAGCTTGGCAGTGAATTGCTTAAAATCCTCCAACACCTGGAGCGAGGGTTTGCGCGCCCAAAGGTCGTTTCCCCCGCAATAAAGAACGGTTATTCCCGGCTCGTATTTCAGGACCGTTTCTTCAATGAAATGATTTACATCAGAGATCTGGGATCCTCCAAATCCTCGGTTAAGCGCTTTCAGGCCTGGAAACACGCTTGGAATATCCAGCCTTCGAATACTTGAACTGCCCACAAAAACAATACCTCCTTTAGGAAACGGATTCTTTTTATCAGATTCCTCAAAATCGGCGATTGCTTTGGCAAAGCGATTGGGATCCGGGTCGGCGGCCTGTTGTGGGAAAAGTGCGGCGGTCGTGCCCCAGGTTAGTAGTAGCGTAAGAGGTATTAAGGATCGTGCTTTCAATAAGGGGACAGATTCTATTTCTTTTGTGTACTTGGTCGAGGCAAAATAGAACCAAAAAAAGGCTGGAAATTTTCTTATTCAATGTAACTTTACTGAGATACAGTGCGTTTTGGTCTAATTGCTGCGAATGCGCTATCCCTAGCCTACTTTGACCTTTCTGATGCCGAAACATCGAACTTCCTTTCCCGAATTAACTCGGGTCCCCACATTAAATATGCCTAAAAGCCGAACTATTGTCCTCGTTACTGCTTTATCTACATTTGTTCTTTTGAGCGGGTGCGTAACGAAAGCTCCTCCCAGTCAGGCAGACAAGTTACCCGTTCAAGCACCCAATAGTTATTATAACGACCATGATCGTACACCCTTTTGGAATGATGGGTGGACACAGGATATCCAGGATCCTCAATTGCCAAAGATTATTGCTGAGGCCCTGGAGCATAACTACAATCTTCTATTGGCCGAAGGCAGACTGGAAGCCGCGATGGCCACAGCCGTTATTCAGGGTTCCGCAAAGTACCCCAGTTTGAACATGATCACCACCGGTTCTCGTGCTCAACGAAACCCTTCAGGAGGTAATCAGATTAATAGTCCACGGAGTAATACCTTCGCTCTCACAGGACGTACTACCTGGGAGTTGGATATTTGGGGCATTGTTCGCGACCAGGCCAATGCCGGCTATGCCGACTATCAGGCTTCTGTTGAAGACTTCAGGGCCGCCCGATTTTCCATCGCCGCGCAAACAGCTCGTGCCTGGTACCGTGCCATTTCATCGGAATTACAGTTAGATATAGCGATAGAAAGCTTGGAGACCTTTGAGTCGAACTTGCAAATCATCGAAGAGAATTTCAAACGGGGTATTGCGAGAGCGTTGGATTTGCACCTCGTTAGGGCTAATGTGGCTAATGCGAAGAGTGATTATGAGGGACGCCTTCGTACTCGAGACGGGGATCATCGCTCACTCGAAATACTTCTTGGGAGGTATCCCTCCAGGGAAATTCAGGTAACCAAGGTTTTTCCCGCATTCAAAAATTCAATTCCAGTTGGTTTGCCCGACGAACTGCTGAATCGACGTCCGGATATTCGCGCTGCTGAGCGGAGGCTTGCTTCTGACTCAATGAACATCAAGGCAGCCAAAAAAGCCATGTTGCCTGGAATCAATTTAAATGGAAATTTTGGAACCAGCACACGCGAAATTGATAACGTTCTGGAAATCGAGGATCTTCGATACCAAGTCTGGAATTTCGGATATAACATTAATTTACCTGTTTTCCAAGGTGGCCGCTTGCTTGCGGCTAAAGACCGGGCTTATGCGGTTTATACCCAGTCTCTGGCCAATTACGCACAAACCGTTCTGGAAGCCTTTGAGGAAGTGGAGACATCCTTGGCGGATGAGTCCTCTTTGCTGCGAGACGAAGCAGCTCTTCGCGAAACGGTGGTGGAGTACGAAGCCGCCGTAGAATTGGCCTGGGAGCAGTATGGCCGTGGTTTGGTTGACATTATTACTGTGCTTGATTCACAACGCCGTTTGTATAATGCCAATCGGTCTTTAATCATTGTTTCCAATCAACGTATCCAAGGTAGAATTGGTCTCTACCAAGCCCTAGGTGGCGGCTTTGTAGCCGACAACGACGAATCCCAAATCATTAAATAATTTCCCATGAAAATACTCAGAATCTTATTGCCTCTTGTCATATTCGGCGGTGCCGGAGCAACTGCTTGGTGGATTATTTCTACCAAACCCGAGCCCCGCCAACGTAACTTTACTCCCGGAGCCACTCAAGTTGAGGTCTTCGTTCTCAAGCCTGGGAGCTATCAGGTTGAATTGGAAACCCAAGGAACCGTGCGTGCTCGGACCGAGAGTACACTTATTCCTGAAGTCCGTGGCCGGATACTTGAAATTGGCGCCAATTTTCGCGAAGGTGCGTTCTTTGAGGAAGGGGACATCCTCCTTCGTATTGAGACAAGTGATTATGAGACTGAGTTGGTTGTGGCCGAAGCCAATCTAGCGCAAATGGAGTTTGCACTAAGTGAAGAGCAGGCTCGTGCGGACCAAGCCTATCAAGATTGGAAACGTTTGAATTTGAGTGAAGAGCCAGGTGAAATGGTATTGCGTACACCGCAGGTTAAACGAGCTAAAGCTAATGTTTCCTCAGCGGAGGCACGATTAAACACAGCGCAAAAAAACCTGGAACGAACAGTGATAAAAGCTCCATATGCCGGAAGAATCCTCACCAAAAGTGTGGATGTGGGTCAGTATATTTCTCCTGGAAATCAACTGGCGAAAATCTACGCTGTAGA
This Verrucomicrobiota bacterium DNA region includes the following protein-coding sequences:
- a CDS encoding fatty acid desaturase; amino-acid sequence: MRIKHWDNFGFIAGYHLLLLFLIPSYISHFSWSSLVLCGVTYILGGFAITAGYHRLFSHRTYKASPVFECLNLFFATLAIEASALQWSNDHRMHHTHVDTDQDPYNIHRGFFYAHIGWLFVHHVPIIDSNVMDLKKNPRVMFQYKHMLLLSLVSNGLVFGIGCLFMHPVAALFAGVLLRVFLIHHCTWFINSLAHMWGSKTYAKELTAVDNGLLAFLTFGEGYHNYHHALANDYRNGVRWFHFDPTKWLLWTCSKIGLVSDLRRVHKIRLQKILVNKDKDLLLERFKTELDEKAIEFRKRAEELAHAFEDKASVILAKVRELKDATDAKRKLLKQEIRELKRELRVYWNEWIELTQFAVRNYNLAHAY
- a CDS encoding GDSL-type esterase/lipase family protein; this translates as MKARSLIPLTLLLTWGTTAALFPQQAADPDPNRFAKAIADFEESDKKNPFPKGGIVFVGSSSIRRLDIPSVFPGLKALNRGFGGSQISDVNHFIEETVLKYEPGITVLYCGGNDLWARKPSLQVLEDFKQFTAKLFERAPDGKLLVLAARPSPKRHSIIETELAFNYLVEMEALKDDRITYIRGSCDRYFDEKGNFYMDLFADDLLHMSDAGYKIWNEILTPHLKQ
- a CDS encoding TolC family protein; its protein translation is MPKSRTIVLVTALSTFVLLSGCVTKAPPSQADKLPVQAPNSYYNDHDRTPFWNDGWTQDIQDPQLPKIIAEALEHNYNLLLAEGRLEAAMATAVIQGSAKYPSLNMITTGSRAQRNPSGGNQINSPRSNTFALTGRTTWELDIWGIVRDQANAGYADYQASVEDFRAARFSIAAQTARAWYRAISSELQLDIAIESLETFESNLQIIEENFKRGIARALDLHLVRANVANAKSDYEGRLRTRDGDHRSLEILLGRYPSREIQVTKVFPAFKNSIPVGLPDELLNRRPDIRAAERRLASDSMNIKAAKKAMLPGINLNGNFGTSTREIDNVLEIEDLRYQVWNFGYNINLPVFQGGRLLAAKDRAYAVYTQSLANYAQTVLEAFEEVETSLADESSLLRDEAALRETVVEYEAAVELAWEQYGRGLVDIITVLDSQRRLYNANRSLIIVSNQRIQGRIGLYQALGGGFVADNDESQIIK